The following nucleotide sequence is from Metamycoplasma phocicerebrale.
TGTTGTTGGCTATTTATTTGCCAAATAAGAAAACTATAACTTGGACATCTAATTTTGCTTATATTTTTATTACTATGTGGTTTATTGTTATTATATTAATTTTAATTACTAATTCAATTTTTGGTATTAAATATGCAAAATCAATAAATGATAAAAAATTAGAAAAATTATTTATGTATTCAGCAATATTTATAATCCCTATTTTTTCTTTATTTTCAGGGTTTCAAGCTGCCACCTTATTATTAAATAAAATAAGCTTTAAAAGAAATAAAACAAAAAAAGTAAAAAATAAAAAAATAAAAATCTCGAAATAATTAAATCGAGATTTTTTATTAACTAAGCAGTAGCTTTTTTAAACAAGAAAGGTTCTAATTTGTTTTTGTATCATTTTGTTTTTTGGATGTAATGAACAGCAATATGTTGTACTATTGTAAAAAGCCCACCAATTATTCAGTAAATTTGTAACCCAGCACTAAAGAATAGACCTATAACAACAAATATTAATGGAATTAACAATGCTTTTTTGTTTGATTTCTTCATAGCAGCTCTTTGATAAGCATCGGCTCGAAGAGATTTCTTTCTTTTCATTCTGAGAATTTTTGGCATAAATTGAGCTAATAGCTGAATTCCTGCCGATAAAATAACTATTGGTAGATATTGCATTTCGCCTAATTTAAATAATCTACTTATAGATGTTGCTGATAATTGAATTGAATATAATGTAGCTTGTTTAATTTCGGGAGCTGTTGAAACAATTCTAAACACAACAATTAATATAGGCAATGTTATTAGAGAACTGACAAGTTGAGCTAAAGGCGAAACATTTTCTTTTTTATATAATTCAGAAATTTCCATTTGTTTACGTTGTTGCATTTGCTTGTCATATTTATATGCTTCGTATTTTGCTTCAATTTTAGCTTTCTTTTGATTTAGTTCTTCCATTTTATTAGTACTAAATATACTTTTTGCCGAAACAAAGAAGGTTACTAATCTAACTATAATAACAGTAATAAATAAAGCAAGAATGATACTTCATCCAGTTGTTCCTAAACCTCTTATGATTGACATCATAAAATGTTCAAATGGATACACGAACATACCATAAAATGGTCCTTGTTGTCAATATTCTTTATATGTGCTTATAGGTTTTTGTGGCACTAATGAATCACTAGAAAACATTCTATATTTTCAAGCTTCAGGTTTATAGTTACCTGCTTTATTTATAGAAGAAACATAATATGTATTAATTTCTTTTCCATATTCAGCATCCATAACCTTGTAATTAGTCTTACTAAAAGAAGCAATAGATAAATAGTTTTGCATCATTGCTGCTGTTGATAAAAATAATGTATTTAAAGCTTGACCTTCTTCTTTAGTTAAACCTTGTGCTGGACCAATTAAGTTTTTGAATGAAAGAATATATTTATTTCATTCATTTACTAATTCATGTTTAGGCAACGCCTTTAATTCTGCAATAGTTTTACCATTTCTTTTTGAAACTGCATTTGCAAAATTAGATCTATTTTTAGAATCATTTAATCATGTGCTAAAAGTTTCTACTAAAAGAGTACTAAAAATATCAGCTAATAATGTGTTATATATTTCGGAACCGCC
It contains:
- the yidC gene encoding membrane protein insertase YidC, giving the protein MAKNNSSKHYDAFRMNQSPDSKQPKSVWKKVWKWIKIVFIILFISIGLVGCVQSMTGKSGTKVGSGQEVYSKSDYVSPNIVTMRWNKAKNEFYVPNINESAGVIVNTYLGLEDPEQIKLLKEQDAKNGGQYGIYGGSSFALQLQKPTNLEVPFDEKSKNWTNISKIEIKNEPGKKGVVYGNGKNYIYMNFGNDKGVGKTKTYTPVNKLIDVYVPISIIFETYQKIQKDPKSGKATPIPHNDYTHMKEMQLAKTSLASIGGSEIYNTLLADIFSTLLVETFSTWLNDSKNRSNFANAVSKRNGKTIAELKALPKHELVNEWNKYILSFKNLIGPAQGLTKEEGQALNTLFLSTAAMMQNYLSIASFSKTNYKVMDAEYGKEINTYYVSSINKAGNYKPEAWKYRMFSSDSLVPQKPISTYKEYWQQGPFYGMFVYPFEHFMMSIIRGLGTTGWSIILALFITVIIVRLVTFFVSAKSIFSTNKMEELNQKKAKIEAKYEAYKYDKQMQQRKQMEISELYKKENVSPLAQLVSSLITLPILIVVFRIVSTAPEIKQATLYSIQLSATSISRLFKLGEMQYLPIVILSAGIQLLAQFMPKILRMKRKKSLRADAYQRAAMKKSNKKALLIPLIFVVIGLFFSAGLQIYWIIGGLFTIVQHIAVHYIQKTKWYKNKLEPFLFKKATA